One region of Oryza glaberrima chromosome 7, OglaRS2, whole genome shotgun sequence genomic DNA includes:
- the LOC127778289 gene encoding zinc finger CCCH domain-containing protein 47, translating to MADPNGRRRLPTGDPDQANASPSRRVSAVDGVTGGEGGPTYSHFPPGTYEPTDVAYGIRDAANDERARARARHDQGGGAHDHHHDRPRQDQRGEAHLHDLPGEKSEVPDVGPSDQQGKEASDTDMAPLAALAKRSYDVNFPPLHEHRAAPVPAPAPAPAGTMGSSSAQVQGDGAPDNHDHDPRHLPRQDQRGGAHPDDLHGEKTIGSGSDILDDSKRGMINAGPQHGRITTSNGGSGSGSDKGKGVSYAGDKPASSSSSSSSAGQQGSDTDKTPSAAAASSYAVNFPPLLPAPAPVPAPAPAPAVAGAMGVANAHHKTALCSKWRKGRCHNGGACRYSHGEEEQRIVPEMRVGGGGRPCPELAAAKGWCRYGLNCKYCHGGV from the coding sequence ATGGCCGATCccaacggccgccgccgcctccccaccgGTGATCCAGATCAAGCCAACGCCTCCCCGTCCCGGCGAGTCTCCGCCGTCGATggcgtcaccggcggcgagggcgggccCACCTACTCCCACTTCCCCCCCGGCACGTACGAGCCGACGGACGTGGCCTACGGCATCCGCGACGCGGCCAACGACGAGCGGGCGCGGGCTCGGGCTCGCCATGACCAGGGTGGCGGGGCTCATGACCACCACCACGACCGGCCCCGGCAAGACCAGCGCGGCGAGGCTCACCTCCACGACCTCCCCGGCGAGAAGAGCGAGGTCCCCGACGTCGGTCCATCTGACCAACAGGGGAAGGAAGCCTCCGACACCGACATGGCTCCATTGGCGGCGCTGGCAAAGAGATCCTACGACGTCAACTTCCCGCCGCTGCACGAGCACCGCGCcgcccccgtccccgccccGGCACCCGCACCGGCGGGCACCATGGGATCCTCTTCCGCACAGGTGCAGGGTGACGGGGCTCCTGACAATCACGACCACGACCCACGTCACCTACCCCGGCAAGACCAGCGCGGCGGAGCTCACCCCGACGACCTCCACGGCGAGAAGACCATCGGTTCAGGCTCCGATATCCTCGACGACTCCAAGAGAGGAATGATCAACGCCGGTCCCCAACACGGCCGCATCACCACCTCcaatggcggcagcggcagcggcagcgacaaGGGCAAGGGGGTCTCCTACGCCGGGGACAAACCCGCATCTAGCTCGTCGTCCTCCAGCTCTGCTGGCCAGCAGGGGAGCGACACCGACAAAActccttcggcggcggcggcgagctcctacGCCGTCAACTTCCCGCCGCTGCTGCCCGCACCCGCTCCCGTccccgcacccgcacccgcacccgcgGTCGCCGGCGCCATGGGTGTTGCCAATGCCCACCACAAGACTGCGTTGTGCAGCAAgtggaggaaggggaggtgCCACAACGGGGGAGCGTGTCGCTACTCTCATGGCGAGGAGGAGCAACGAATTGTGCCGGAGATGAgagtcggcggcgggggacgtCCGTgcccggagctcgccgccgccaagggaTGGTGCAGGTACGGGCTCAACTGCAAGTATTGCCATGGCGGTGTATAG